One window of the Brevundimonas goettingensis genome contains the following:
- a CDS encoding cupin-like domain-containing protein translates to MKPVPVFRGVDRARFEAEIVRAGRPAVLKGLIADWPIVKAATSDEALAAYIGGFDNGRPVRTFVGAPEMGGRFGYSPDLKGFNHEQMTAPLAELLRRLLAGRGDPRMPHVYAGGVPAPDVLPGLAEANPMPLLDPGMERLTSLWIGNRSRTAAHWDLPQNLACVVRGERRFTLFPPDQIGNLYVGPLDFTLAGQPISLVDVVDPDFDKHPKFREALEHAEVAELEPGDALYLPSLWWHHVETPEDFGAMVNLWWRDGPAYMTTPLLTLFHALTTIRDLPADERMRWRAFFDHYIFQTGDDPVAHIPVAARGVLAPMTGDLLGRIRALIGRSLQR, encoded by the coding sequence ATGAAGCCGGTTCCGGTCTTCCGCGGCGTCGACCGCGCCCGGTTCGAGGCCGAGATCGTCCGGGCGGGTCGTCCGGCCGTGCTCAAGGGGCTGATCGCCGACTGGCCGATCGTGAAGGCGGCGACCTCGGACGAGGCCTTGGCCGCCTACATCGGCGGCTTCGACAACGGCCGGCCGGTCCGGACCTTCGTCGGGGCGCCGGAGATGGGCGGGCGGTTCGGCTATTCCCCCGACCTCAAGGGCTTCAACCACGAACAGATGACGGCGCCTCTGGCCGAGCTGCTGCGGCGGCTGCTGGCGGGGCGGGGCGATCCGCGCATGCCGCACGTCTATGCCGGGGGCGTGCCCGCGCCGGATGTCCTGCCGGGGCTGGCCGAGGCCAATCCGATGCCGCTGCTGGATCCGGGGATGGAGCGGCTGACCTCGCTGTGGATCGGCAACCGGTCGCGGACTGCGGCCCATTGGGACCTGCCGCAGAACCTCGCCTGTGTTGTGCGGGGCGAGCGGCGCTTCACCCTTTTTCCGCCCGACCAGATCGGCAACCTCTACGTCGGGCCGCTGGACTTCACTTTGGCCGGCCAGCCGATCAGCCTGGTCGACGTCGTCGATCCCGATTTCGACAAACATCCGAAATTCCGCGAGGCGCTCGAGCATGCCGAGGTCGCGGAGCTGGAGCCCGGCGACGCCCTCTACCTGCCCAGCCTGTGGTGGCATCATGTTGAGACGCCTGAGGATTTCGGGGCCATGGTCAATCTGTGGTGGCGCGACGGGCCGGCCTATATGACCACGCCGCTGCTGACCCTGTTCCATGCCCTGACAACGATCCGCGACCTGCCGGCGGACGAGCGGATGCGCTGGCGCGCCTTCTTCGACCACTACATTTTCCAGACCGGCGACGACCCCGTGGCCCATATTCCGGTGGCGGCGAGAGGGGTTCTGGCTCCGATGACGGGCGATCTTCTGGGCCGGATCAGGGCGCTGATCGGTCGCAGCCTGCAACGTTGA
- a CDS encoding glycoside hydrolase family 3 protein — protein MKSAVSRLALAAAIPLLSLSVLSPASAQSSVGAGPTPAQVSSARPDSTAHPALWPHAASPAAMSDAETEAFVTELMSRMTLEEKVGQTIQADISTITPEDLATYPLGSILAGGSSGPWGDDKAPAQKWVDLSRAFRAAAAARPGAKVPLIYGIDAVHGHNNVPGATIFPHNIGLGAARDPDLIRRIGEATAMEVAVTGADWTFGPTLAVPRDDRWGRSYEGYSEDPEVQRSYAGPMTLGLQGELSADHPLAPGHIAGSAKHFLADGGTFEGEDQGDFRGTEQELIDIHLGGYPAAIDAGVLSVMASFSGWNGVKHSGNHSLLTDVLHGPLGFDGFVVSDWNAHGQLPGCTNDSCPLAINAGIDMLMAPDTWKPLYASTLEAARTGVIPQARLDEAVRRILRAKVKAGVFRPDRPVEGDLSQLASPAHRALAREAVRESLVLLKNEGSVLPIRAGARVLVAGTAADDIGQAAGGWTLAWQGTGNTNVDFPQGQSIWGGIEEAVKASGGTATLSADGAFTDKPDVAIVVFGETPYAEFQGDVDTLDFIPTGPLETLKKLKAAGIPTVSVFLSGRPMWTNPEINASDAFVAAWLPGTEGGGVADVLIGDAAGKPRNDFHGTLSFSWPKNARGELLNHGQPGYDPQFAYGYGLTYAHGASVGALSEESGVEAATSNVDHYFVDGRYVAPWGLMLRDAGGQNKPGTVKVASSPRGGVSVRPIDDLAQESGQQFAFSGNGPAQAFIEGTPIDLTRQANGELALSFRYRIDAAPQGAVGLSVGQGRVDVTELFRSAPVREWRTLKVRLSCLRDAGADIAHVDVPFRLDTDAAFTVSVSEIELAPNANDTVCPARQ, from the coding sequence ATGAAGTCCGCCGTCTCCAGACTGGCCCTCGCGGCCGCGATTCCGCTGCTGAGTCTTTCGGTCCTGAGCCCCGCTTCGGCGCAATCCAGTGTCGGGGCGGGCCCCACCCCGGCCCAGGTTTCCAGCGCCCGACCCGACTCGACCGCCCATCCCGCCCTGTGGCCCCACGCTGCGTCTCCGGCGGCGATGAGCGACGCCGAGACCGAAGCCTTCGTCACCGAACTAATGAGCCGGATGACGCTGGAGGAGAAGGTCGGCCAGACCATCCAGGCCGACATCAGCACCATCACGCCCGAGGATCTGGCTACATATCCGCTGGGCTCGATCCTGGCGGGCGGCAGCTCCGGTCCCTGGGGCGACGACAAGGCGCCGGCGCAGAAATGGGTCGACCTGTCGCGCGCCTTCCGCGCCGCCGCCGCGGCCCGTCCGGGCGCCAAGGTGCCGCTGATCTACGGCATCGACGCCGTCCACGGCCACAACAACGTCCCGGGCGCGACCATCTTCCCGCACAACATCGGCCTGGGCGCCGCGCGCGATCCCGACCTGATCCGCCGCATCGGCGAGGCGACAGCGATGGAGGTGGCGGTCACCGGCGCCGACTGGACCTTCGGCCCGACCCTGGCCGTGCCCCGCGACGACCGCTGGGGCCGCTCCTACGAAGGCTATTCCGAGGACCCGGAGGTCCAGCGGTCCTACGCCGGTCCGATGACCTTGGGCCTGCAGGGCGAGCTGTCGGCCGACCATCCGCTGGCGCCCGGCCATATCGCCGGCTCGGCCAAGCATTTCCTGGCTGACGGCGGCACCTTCGAGGGTGAGGACCAGGGCGATTTCCGGGGGACCGAGCAGGAGCTGATCGACATCCATCTGGGCGGCTATCCGGCGGCGATCGACGCGGGCGTGCTGTCGGTCATGGCCAGCTTCTCGGGCTGGAACGGGGTCAAGCATTCGGGCAACCACAGCCTGCTCACCGACGTCCTGCACGGGCCGTTGGGCTTTGACGGCTTTGTGGTCTCCGACTGGAATGCCCACGGCCAGCTGCCGGGCTGCACCAACGACAGCTGTCCCCTGGCCATCAACGCCGGGATCGACATGCTGATGGCGCCCGACACCTGGAAGCCGCTCTACGCCAGCACGCTGGAGGCCGCGCGGACCGGGGTGATCCCGCAGGCGCGTCTGGACGAGGCCGTGCGCCGCATCCTGCGCGCCAAGGTCAAGGCGGGCGTCTTCCGGCCCGACCGCCCGGTCGAAGGCGACCTGTCGCAACTGGCCTCGCCCGCGCACCGGGCCCTCGCCCGCGAGGCGGTGCGTGAGTCGCTGGTCCTGCTCAAGAACGAGGGTTCGGTCCTGCCGATCCGGGCCGGGGCGCGGGTGCTGGTCGCCGGAACCGCCGCCGACGATATCGGCCAGGCCGCGGGCGGCTGGACCCTGGCCTGGCAGGGCACGGGCAACACCAACGTCGACTTCCCGCAGGGGCAGTCAATCTGGGGCGGCATCGAGGAGGCGGTGAAGGCCTCGGGCGGAACTGCAACCCTCAGCGCCGACGGCGCCTTCACCGACAAGCCCGATGTCGCCATCGTCGTCTTCGGCGAAACCCCCTATGCCGAGTTCCAGGGCGACGTCGACACCCTGGACTTCATCCCGACCGGGCCGCTGGAGACGCTGAAGAAGTTGAAGGCGGCGGGCATCCCGACCGTGTCGGTCTTCCTCTCGGGCCGTCCGATGTGGACCAATCCCGAGATCAATGCGTCGGACGCCTTCGTCGCCGCCTGGCTGCCGGGCACCGAGGGCGGCGGCGTCGCTGACGTCCTGATTGGCGATGCCGCAGGCAAGCCGCGCAACGATTTCCACGGGACCCTGTCGTTCAGCTGGCCCAAGAACGCCCGGGGTGAGCTCCTGAACCACGGCCAGCCGGGCTATGACCCGCAGTTCGCCTATGGCTATGGCCTGACCTACGCCCATGGCGCCTCGGTCGGGGCCCTGTCGGAGGAAAGCGGCGTCGAAGCGGCGACCTCCAACGTGGACCACTATTTCGTCGATGGCCGCTATGTCGCGCCCTGGGGCCTGATGCTCCGCGACGCGGGGGGCCAGAACAAGCCGGGCACGGTCAAGGTCGCCTCCAGCCCGCGCGGCGGGGTCTCGGTGCGGCCCATCGACGATCTGGCCCAGGAAAGCGGACAGCAGTTCGCCTTCTCCGGCAACGGTCCGGCCCAGGCCTTTATCGAGGGCACGCCCATCGATCTGACCCGTCAGGCCAACGGCGAACTGGCGCTCAGCTTCCGCTATCGCATCGACGCGGCGCCGCAGGGGGCGGTCGGTCTGTCGGTCGGGCAGGGCAGGGTGGACGTCACCGAACTGTTCCGCTCGGCCCCGGTGCGCGAATGGCGAACGCTGAAGGTGCGGCTGTCCTGCCTGCGCGACGCGGGCGCGGACATCGCCCATGTCGATGTGCCGTTCCGACTGGACACCGATGCGGCCTTCACGGTCTCGGTGTCGGAAATCGAACTGGCGCCGAACGCCAACGACACCGTCTGTCCCGCGAGACAATAG
- a CDS encoding cation:proton antiporter, protein MTASVHATELLLFSILVQLIIMIGAARLLNLAFRRMGQPGVIGEIVAGLLLGPSLFGHFFPELSVSLFGAKAAQPIVILSQIGLILLMFQIGSEFEFGHLKTPKNRRAMVWVSLLSITVPFGLGFAIGQMSQPVLAPGINALVYSLFCGVALAITAVPILGRILREFGLTRDEMGVVAISSAAVNDVVGWILLALISAYAASRLSTAHVGIQLGGLAGLGLVLWFVLRPAVDWLLKRFPIVDGQIPPTLMAIVIILTFALGITTYKLGIFAIFGGFAAGLLFHKHEDFVVAWRQQVGQFVLVFFLPIFFTFTGLRTNLLGLGLGDLGWLGVILAAAILGKIIPVYFGARIAGFDHPRSMVLGTLMNTRALMELIVLNIGYDMGFLPQKVFTMLVIMAVVTTVMTGPLLKWLLPKTGHVAPRQVEA, encoded by the coding sequence ATGACCGCATCCGTCCACGCGACCGAACTGCTGCTGTTCTCGATACTGGTTCAGCTGATCATCATGATCGGCGCGGCCCGGCTGCTTAATCTGGCCTTCCGCAGGATGGGCCAGCCCGGGGTGATCGGCGAGATCGTCGCCGGTCTGCTGCTCGGGCCGTCGCTGTTCGGGCATTTCTTCCCCGAGCTGTCGGTCAGTCTGTTCGGCGCCAAGGCGGCCCAGCCGATCGTGATCCTGAGCCAGATCGGCCTGATCCTGCTGATGTTCCAGATCGGGTCGGAGTTCGAGTTCGGTCATCTGAAGACGCCAAAGAACCGGCGGGCGATGGTCTGGGTCTCCCTGCTGTCGATCACCGTGCCCTTCGGCCTGGGCTTCGCCATCGGTCAGATGTCCCAGCCGGTGCTGGCGCCGGGAATCAACGCCCTGGTCTACAGCCTGTTCTGCGGCGTGGCCCTGGCCATCACCGCCGTGCCGATCCTGGGCCGGATCCTGCGCGAGTTCGGCCTGACCCGCGACGAGATGGGCGTCGTCGCCATCTCCTCGGCCGCGGTCAACGACGTCGTCGGCTGGATACTGCTGGCGTTGATCTCGGCCTATGCGGCGTCCCGACTTTCGACCGCCCATGTCGGGATCCAGCTGGGCGGGCTGGCCGGTCTGGGGCTGGTGCTGTGGTTTGTGCTGCGGCCGGCCGTCGACTGGCTGCTGAAGCGGTTCCCTATCGTGGACGGCCAGATTCCGCCGACCCTGATGGCCATCGTCATCATCCTGACCTTCGCCTTGGGCATCACGACCTACAAGCTGGGCATCTTCGCCATCTTCGGGGGCTTCGCGGCGGGCCTTTTGTTCCACAAGCACGAGGACTTCGTCGTCGCCTGGCGTCAGCAGGTGGGCCAGTTCGTGCTGGTCTTCTTCCTGCCGATCTTCTTCACCTTCACCGGTTTGCGGACCAATCTGCTGGGTCTGGGTCTCGGCGATCTGGGCTGGCTGGGCGTGATCCTGGCGGCGGCGATCCTCGGCAAGATCATTCCGGTCTATTTCGGCGCCCGGATCGCGGGCTTCGATCATCCCCGGTCGATGGTGCTGGGCACGCTGATGAACACCCGGGCCCTGATGGAGCTGATCGTGCTAAACATCGGCTACGACATGGGCTTCCTGCCGCAGAAGGTCTTCACCATGCTGGTCATCATGGCCGTGGTGACCACGGTCATGACCGGGCCTCTGCTCAAATGGCTGCTGCCGAAGACCGGACATGTCGCGCCGAGGCAGGTCGAGGCCTGA
- a CDS encoding MFS transporter, with protein MSDSAPGEAKAGEVPSRGLGFLLLYALAWGGGVIAYVPLLTLILPVKIEAIAPDDKVALLSLTTLLGAVVASAMNVLIGMASDHTVMRERGRRPWVALGLVLTLISYAVLHAATTPVALVMGVMLFQAALNLMLAPLSAVPADEIPDTQKGLVGGLMGAVYTFGALAGMVVTASPWFSERMQLTIAGVLVSAGVLPFLLLSRKRGPIVPASAPMIRAGSRRKHNLIRIWIARLLVQISGSIFFAYLLFYFETVDRTGLAFAGGDITSQVAWLAGSVTVVLAPLAIATGRVSDAVRSRKPFLVVTAAMVTVGLLTMALAPQWGPAAMGYVLFACGCALFLALQSAYAMQLLITPEHRGRDMGVLNLTNTIPALIAPSMAYLMAGEGDFTLLLLVLAGLTGVALILCLQVRDEA; from the coding sequence ATGTCCGATTCCGCCCCGGGGGAGGCGAAGGCGGGCGAGGTCCCATCCCGGGGGCTGGGCTTCCTGCTGCTCTACGCCCTGGCCTGGGGCGGAGGCGTCATCGCCTATGTGCCGCTGCTGACCCTGATCCTGCCGGTCAAGATCGAGGCCATCGCTCCTGACGACAAGGTCGCCCTGCTCAGCCTGACCACCCTGCTGGGCGCCGTGGTGGCCAGCGCCATGAACGTCCTGATCGGCATGGCCAGCGACCATACGGTGATGCGTGAGCGGGGGCGCAGGCCCTGGGTGGCTCTGGGGCTGGTCCTGACCCTGATCTCCTATGCCGTGCTGCACGCCGCGACGACGCCGGTCGCCCTGGTGATGGGGGTGATGCTGTTCCAGGCCGCGCTCAACCTGATGCTGGCCCCGCTCAGCGCCGTGCCGGCGGATGAGATTCCCGACACCCAGAAGGGCCTCGTCGGGGGGCTGATGGGGGCGGTCTATACCTTCGGCGCCCTGGCGGGGATGGTGGTCACCGCCTCGCCCTGGTTCTCGGAGCGGATGCAGCTGACCATTGCGGGCGTGCTGGTCTCGGCGGGCGTGCTGCCCTTCCTGCTGCTGAGCCGCAAGCGGGGGCCCATCGTCCCGGCCTCGGCGCCGATGATCCGCGCCGGGAGCCGCCGCAAGCACAACCTGATCCGCATCTGGATCGCCCGGCTGCTGGTGCAGATCTCGGGCAGCATCTTCTTCGCCTATCTGCTCTTCTATTTCGAGACGGTGGACCGGACGGGGCTGGCCTTCGCCGGTGGCGACATCACCAGCCAGGTGGCCTGGCTGGCGGGGTCGGTGACGGTGGTGCTGGCGCCTCTGGCGATCGCCACCGGCCGGGTGTCCGATGCGGTGCGGTCGAGAAAGCCCTTCCTGGTGGTCACCGCCGCCATGGTCACGGTCGGCCTCCTGACCATGGCGCTGGCGCCGCAATGGGGGCCGGCGGCGATGGGCTATGTGCTGTTCGCCTGTGGGTGCGCCCTGTTCCTCGCCCTTCAGAGCGCCTACGCCATGCAACTCCTGATCACGCCCGAGCATCGCGGGCGAGACATGGGGGTGCTCAATCTGACGAACACCATCCCGGCCCTTATCGCGCCGTCGATGGCCTATCTGATGGCGGGGGAGGGGGACTTCACCCTGCTTCTTCTGGTGCTGGCGGGACTCACCGGCGTCGCCCTGATCCTCTGTCTTCAGGTTCGCGACGAGGCCTGA